The Chlorocebus sabaeus isolate Y175 chromosome 1, mChlSab1.0.hap1, whole genome shotgun sequence genome includes a region encoding these proteins:
- the THRSP gene encoding thyroid hormone-inducible hepatic protein, with translation MLTQQLSIGILSICREPRNSAGQSAGFSVSEEATMQVLTKRYPKNCLLTVMDRYSAEVHNMEQVVMIPSLLRDVQLSRHEGQAQAEAPDLYTYFTMLKAICVDVEHGLLPREEWQAKVAGGEAEEAENGTAETEEVDDESASGELELEAQFHLHFSSLHHILMHLTKKAQEVTRKYQEMTGQVW, from the coding sequence ATGTTGACCCAACAGCTGAGCATTGGCATCCTGTCAATCTGCCGAGAGCCTAGAAATAGCGCGGGGCAGTCTGCTGGGTTCAGTGTGTCAGAGGAAGCAACCATGCAGGTGCTAACCAAGCGTTACCCCAAGAACTGCCTGCTGACCGTCATGGACCGGTATTCGGCCGAGGTGCACAACATGGAGCAGGTGGTGATGATCCCCAGCCTTCTGCGGGACGTGCAGCTGAGTAGGCATGAGGGCCAGGCCCAGGCTGAGGCCCCTGATCTCTACACCTACTTCACCATGCTCAAGGCCATCTGTGTGGATGTGGAACACGGGCTGCTGCCGCGGGAGGAGtggcaggccaaggtggcaggCGGCGaagctgaggaggctgagaatgGGACCGCAGAGACAGAGGAAGTCGACGATGAGAGTGCCTCAGGAGAGCTGGAACTGGAAGCCCAGTTCCACCTGCACTTCTCCAGCCTCCATCACATCCTTATGCACCTCACCAAGAAAGCCCAGGAGGTGACAAGGAAATACCAGGAAATGACGGGACAAGTTTGGTAG